Part of the Vibrio ishigakensis genome, CGAAATTCCTTGTCGGGTAAGTTCCGACCTGCACGAATGGCGTAATGATGGCCACGCTGTCTCCACCCGAGACTCAGTGAAATTGAAATCGCTGTGAAGATGCAGTGTACCCGCGGCTAGACGGAAAGACCCCGTGAACCTTTACTACAGCTTGGCACTGAACATTGAGCCTACATGTGTAGGATAGGTGGGAGGCTTTGAAACCAGTACGCCAGTATTGGTGGAGCCATCCTTGAAATACCACCCTTGTATGTTTGATGTTCTAACTTAGCCCCATTATCTGGGGTGAGGACAGTGCCTGGTGGGTAGTTTGACTGGGGCGGTCTCCTCCCAAAGAGTAACGGAGGAGCACGAAGGTGGGCTAATCACGGTTGGACATCGTGAGGTTAGTGCAATGGCATAAGCCCGCTTGACTGCGAGAATGACAATTCGAGCAGGTGCGAAAGCAGGTCATAGTGATCCGGTGGTTCTGAATGGAAGGGCCATCGCTCAACGGATAAAAGGTACTCCGGGGATAACAGGCTGATACCGCCCAAGAGTTCATATCGACGGCGGTGTTTGGCACCTCGATGTCGGCTCATCACATCCTGGGGCTGAAGTCGGTCCCAAGGGTATGGCTGTTCGCCATTTAAAGTGGTACGCGAGCTGGGTTTAGAACGTCGTGAGACAGTTCGGTCCCTATCTGCCGTGGGCGTTGGAAGATTGAAGGGGGCTGCTCCTAGTACGAGAGGACCGGAGTGGACGAACCTCTGGTGTTCGGGTTGTCATGCCAATGGCATTGCCCGGTAGCTAAGTTCGGAATCGATAACCGCTGAAAGCATCTAAGCGGGAAGCGAGCCCTGAGATGAGTCTTCCCTGGCACTTTAAGTGTCCTGAAGGGTTGTTCGAGACTAGAACGTTGATAGGCAGGGTGTGTAAGCGTTGTGAGGCGTTGAGCTAACCTGTACTAATTGCCCGTGAGGCTTAACCATACAACACCTAAGAGGTTTTGAGTTGGACTCAAAGATAGAACGTTGATTGTGTGATGAACTTTTAGATAGCTTTCCGAATTTTAAGAATTTGCTTGGCGACCATAGCGTTGTGGACCCACCTGATTCCATGCCGAACTCAGAAGTGAAACGCAATAGCGCCGATGGTAGTGTGGGGCTTCCCCATGTGAGAGTAGGACATCGCCAGGCTTTAAATTACATCGATTCAAAGCAACGCGAGTAAGACTTTGAATTGATAACAAATTGGTGCGGAGTGGTAGTTCAGTTGGTTAGAATACCGGCCTGTCACGCCGGGGGTCGCGGGTTCGAGTCCCGTCCACTCCGCCACTTACAACAGATAACCTCGTTTTTACGAGGTTTTTCTGAATCTGAAGCTCAGAAAATATTCGACTTCAGTCACAATTTAGGGGTGTAGCTCCAATTGGCAGAGCAGCGGATTCCAAATCCGCGTGTTGGGAGTTCGAATCTCTCCACCCCTGCCATCTTAGAAGCCTCAGTCGAAAGACTGAGGCTTTTTTGCATCTAATCCAGAAGGCTCTAGACTGCGCGTCCCGGAAGAAATGCTAGAGCCCTTTTTGCTTTCTGGGTATAAGTAGATTGAGGGCAAACTATCCCCTAACTCATAGGAGTTGTTGAGGTTTGAATATCAGCCTAATTGGAAGTGTCAAAAGGCTCGGCTTTCTTACGTTATTTGATTCTTGAGGGTCATATGGGCTCTTGAGAACTGCCAAACGGCTTGCTAGTTCGGCTTTAAATCTGGTCTCCAATAGCCTGACTGACATCAAGTACAGAGTTCCTTGAGAAATAGAGTGCAACCTTTATAGGTGAATTTATATAAGTCACAGGCCTCTCGTAATTTGTAGTAAATACCCTTTCTTAAACACTCTCACCCAAAGAATCTCGTAGCTCGCTCCAACAGATACAAAAAAGCCGCTGATTAACAGCGGCTTAGTCATTGAGTCTTTGTTTTATTTACTTAGTAATAACAGTGCCTTCTGAGATACCTCATTAGCAGCATTGGTGTAGTTTTGCTTATGAAGTGCATTCGCTAGTTGTCCATAGTCATGGGCATTAGGTCTGAGCTTCAGTGCGGTCTCAAAGTAAACCTGTGCATCACTCCACTTGCCCTCAAGCATGTATATCTGGCCGATCACGCTATGCAGGTCACCGTTGTCAGAAAACTTCTTCTCAAGGCTCTTGAGGTGTTTCAGAACCGAGTGCCAGTCAGTGATATTTAGAGTAGGGAAGACATTCAGTAGCTCAGCTGCAGGGGCTTTTAGTGTTGCCTCTTTCAGTACCGTAATAGCGGTGTTATCTGCACCACGATTGATCAGCTCAGTAGCAAAGGTTCTGATGATTACGTTCTCTGATTTGAAGCTCTTTGAGAGTTTGTCCCAGTAGCGGACTATCCCATCTACACCTTGTTGGTTTGCAAGCTCAGAGATACGGCCGGCATGGGCTTGTACAGAAAGCTTGTGGTATTCCGCTTTGTCTACGCCTTTGACACGCTTCAATATAGGAAGCATGTCTAGAAGTGGTTGCCAGCAATCCAGTTGGATATAACAGGTCTTGAGTAGGTTCAGCAGGCGAGGGTTTTCAGGGTACTGATGCTTAAGGCTGGATAGCACATCAAACGCGGTTGCAAAATCACCCTCAGCCATAGCTTGCTTACCTTTGGTAAGGCCGATAGCCAGTTCAGATCCTTCTTGCTTAGAAGCAAGCTCAAAATATTGGTCTCGCTTCTGGTTTTTACCTTGCTCGTGAGCGGCTTCAGCAGCAACTAAGTAGCAAAGAAGCGGCATATCATGAGAGTTAGACCAACGAGTAACCTTTTTCTCAGCACTCTGCCAATCACCCTCAATAAGCTTAATGATGCCCTCATTAGTCATTCGTCTTGCACGTCGCTGTTTGCGGATGCTAAACCAATTCCACGTTGCGTAGGTCATTCGCATCGATTTTTTAAGAAGCGCTTCTAATAAGAACAGACCGATCAAAGCTGCCACCATAAAGATAACTAGCGTGGTGACGCTCATCTCTATGGTGTAGTCAGCAATGGATATCAATACATAACCTTGTTGGCCAGAAAACTGAGTACCAGCGAACAGGCCTAAACCGAGGACAACAAATATGAATACAATGCGTACCATTACTTGTCCTCCGTAACGATAGTAGTTACTTCCCTGCGTAGTCGTTCGCGGATGATGTCAGATAGAACTTGGTTAGTCTCAAACTTGTTTGGATATTTGAGGTCGACTTTAACTTTCGAAAGTTTCTCTAGCGACGCTTGGAACTGCTTCACTGCGTTGTCATCTTGGTTGAAGTAGGTTTGACTCCACTCACCAGCAACCTTGAGTGAGGTTTGATAGATCGCTTCCTGCTCCGAGTAGGTCGCTTTAATAGCTGTCTCTAGTTTGCCCTTGATGTTCTCTCTTAGGTAGAAGTGTTGCTGCGGGGATAGCAGGGGTACAGCACTACCGTCGCGAACCCTGAAGGTAATGAAGTGCTCCGCGAAATTATTAAGAGAGGTCTTTAGATTAGACTGCCAATCTTGGATGTTTTGAGAAACCTCTTTGTTGACCTCTTCCGGAGCTTCAGGAAGGATGGCGTTAGCTAGAGGCAGTTTATCAATTTGGGTTTGGAGGCTGATAAGTTCGAGCGCGACACCATCTTTATCTAGAAGAGGTAGGCTTCTTAGCTTGGTGATGTCGTTTGCCATTACCTTGCGCAGTGGTACTAGGCTAGGGTCATTCAAGGTAGCGATACGCTGATCGGCGCTCTCCATCAACTTGGTTGCTGTTACGACATCGTGTTCTAGGAAGAGTTTACGACCTGCTAGTTTTACTAGGTAATCGGCTTCGGCAAGTAGCCAGTCATTTGGTCGACGACCCTTAACGTCTGTAATTGCCAGTTGCAGGCCCTCAATGCTCTTTTGTTGTTGGCTAATAGCAACCTGAGCCTTGTTTACTGCGTCTTTAGTGATCTGTTCAGTAGCTTGCTGGCTGGATTCCAATTGCTGAGCAACCTGCTGTTGGGTGTTGCTCAGTTGCGAGGATAGAGCTACTACCTGCTGCTTGAGTGCCTGGTTTTGTTGATTGATATAGATAACACCAGCACCAGCGGTGATGATTGAAATGATAAGTGCCGCGATAGCTAAGCGCTTTGCGGGTTTGGCCGACTCTGGCTGCTGCTCTTTTTCTTTTTTTTGTGTACTTGGTTTGGTTGGGGTAACCGGTACAGCAGGTGTAGCTTTGTTGTCGCTCTCGAGTTTCTTTTCGTCGGTCATTATTGATTCCTGTCGATTTCGCTCTGTAAGGCCTCAAGGATCTGCTGATTCGCAGCCCCTTCGAGACTTCGTACCTTTTGAAAGCCGATATCTGTTGCTAGCTTGGCAACTCTTTGGCTGGGAACGAGTAGTTGTAATGAGTGTAACCAATTTTTATCTGCACTAGGTACTTGTTGTGCAAAGAATTTTAATTGTTCGAAGCTGGTTACAATGGCGGTATCTATTTCGAATGAACGCCATTTAGTGATTTGTTCTTCTGAGGCTAGAGGATGCCATTCTCTTCGATATGACTCAAAGTAGTTAACCATGGCGCCACGCTTCTCAAGCTGCTCTTTCAAGAACTCTCTGCCTGAGTCACCTCGCAAGATGCT contains:
- a CDS encoding heme biosynthesis HemY N-terminal domain-containing protein; this encodes MVRIVFIFVVLGLGLFAGTQFSGQQGYVLISIADYTIEMSVTTLVIFMVAALIGLFLLEALLKKSMRMTYATWNWFSIRKQRRARRMTNEGIIKLIEGDWQSAEKKVTRWSNSHDMPLLCYLVAAEAAHEQGKNQKRDQYFELASKQEGSELAIGLTKGKQAMAEGDFATAFDVLSSLKHQYPENPRLLNLLKTCYIQLDCWQPLLDMLPILKRVKGVDKAEYHKLSVQAHAGRISELANQQGVDGIVRYWDKLSKSFKSENVIIRTFATELINRGADNTAITVLKEATLKAPAAELLNVFPTLNITDWHSVLKHLKSLEKKFSDNGDLHSVIGQIYMLEGKWSDAQVYFETALKLRPNAHDYGQLANALHKQNYTNAANEVSQKALLLLSK
- a CDS encoding uroporphyrinogen-III synthase; its protein translation is MKVLIVRPEPDASELQSALSAEGIASLCYPAVSFIPSTISKQAIQDLLSSDFIITVSKPATQFTQQILDFHNQAWPKAHYFAVGKGSAEQLSHCSKHEALHPNIETSEGLLELLASETLQQKQISILRGDSGREFLKEQLEKRGAMVNYFESYRREWHPLASEEQITKWRSFEIDTAIVTSFEQLKFFAQQVPSADKNWLHSLQLLVPSQRVAKLATDIGFQKVRSLEGAANQQILEALQSEIDRNQ
- a CDS encoding uroporphyrinogen-III C-methyltransferase — its product is MTDEKKLESDNKATPAVPVTPTKPSTQKKEKEQQPESAKPAKRLAIAALIISIITAGAGVIYINQQNQALKQQVVALSSQLSNTQQQVAQQLESSQQATEQITKDAVNKAQVAISQQQKSIEGLQLAITDVKGRRPNDWLLAEADYLVKLAGRKLFLEHDVVTATKLMESADQRIATLNDPSLVPLRKVMANDITKLRSLPLLDKDGVALELISLQTQIDKLPLANAILPEAPEEVNKEVSQNIQDWQSNLKTSLNNFAEHFITFRVRDGSAVPLLSPQQHFYLRENIKGKLETAIKATYSEQEAIYQTSLKVAGEWSQTYFNQDDNAVKQFQASLEKLSKVKVDLKYPNKFETNQVLSDIIRERLRREVTTIVTEDK